attttttttcatatatacataaacatattttttataattaaattggctTAAAGTTAGcgaattataaactttaataactataactattatcataataatattgtagtaattaatactaaatcattctttacaaaatataagttatttattttttcgtcaatcaaatgtaatttgacatttaacatgtaattttatcaaccacaaattaaaatttaaagttttcattCAGGCTTTTGTATTTGGATAATTAACTTTGTGCAAATGATTTGACTTGTTGAaaacattatagtttttttagacTTACCAATTAGAAGTGGACAACAAGGTAGAtactaggtataatattaggaacttttatttttagaggTTAAGACAAtcaataagtacctacctactattgtttttgaattatgttATCAATTTAGATACAAAATTGTTAGTAAAGGCTAGTACTGCAAATCATAATTACCCATTTATGTAATTGGTTTTAGAGAACCAGttgatagttatatttttaccattggttatttataattggacaaacctattgtatattttatatgttttgaaatagataagattaaaaacttctttttttttaaacaaaaagaaaagtacctatttattattaatttatcattgtttttaagatataatGTACAAGAGTTCTTTACActgtgtaatgtatataattattaattttaaaattaataataataaacataatatgattgaaAGATCAATTTTAAGATGGAActgtatcttttatttttatacagggtgatttttttatcataaaatactcattatttcaaaaattattcatgtttttgaaaacattttttacatagtttcaaattgttgaaaaggctacatttttaataaacaaattatatttttaaatattttttttaaagtttttttacgtttttgaatgacaaaatagagttttaatttcatattctaaagcagaataattttctgaatattttgatacataaaaatcaaatttaggaCGAGTAGTTCatgagttataagttatacgcatttaaagtttagacaagcggagtagtggacaaacattttctggggtaaccccgtaccactccactccgcgtacctaaactttaaatacgtataactcataactCTTAAAGTACTtgccctaaattcgatttatatgtatcaaaatacttagaaaattattctgctttggaatatgaaattaaaactttatgttgtcattcaaaaaagtaaaaaaacttaaaaaaatatttaaaaatataaatttttaataaaaacgtagtGTTTTTAAcaactatgtaaaaatacgttttcaaaaacatgaataccttttgaaataatgagtgttttatgataaaagaatcacctcGTATAAgaactttttcaaaatataatgtctatttttttttttactatttttttttctatagggTCAGGTGTACCAGAATTtgttaagttaaaaacaaattattttccaataaCATCTTACACAGATTGGACCTTGTATCAGTATCAAGTAGAATTTCAACCAGACTGTGAAGTGAAACGCATCAATAGCGCGCTATTGAGGGTACACCAACAAGTTTTAGgatcatacatttttgatgGACAAATGTTGTATAGtagcacaaaatataaaaaaaatgtaagttttttaaaataaattatttgtattaatttatattttaaaagtaataacaaattaatttttattttagcctAAAGTGTTGTCATCAAACCGATATGATAaccaaataatatcaattaaaataagatttactAAAGTTGTTGATAAGGAAAGTAATACCATGAtacaattgttaaatatattgttacgaAAATGCATCAGAAGTTTAAGCCTACAACAAGTTGGAAGACATTACTATGACGAACAAAGAAAAGTAAAAGCTTTTACAAATCTTATTGGTATTAGGGATTCTAAGTACGACTCATCTATTTTTGGGTTAtactgaaaaacaaaataatagtaatttatgttataaaaaaagatattgtacctgtatttataattagtctaaaataatattattactttaggattatttaaatgattatatttttaattacaaaataggaATTAATGCAAAATACTTTTCTAAAACCGTTGatgtacaaatattgaatacttaacaattaggtttttatactaatactaatacttatacctactaataaaCGTAGTACCATATccaaaatgtttaacattacatttaaaatttgtctatattttcagatttgttaaataaaatatactttttatgctaaaacatgtttttaatttatatattatcaaatataatacaatacgagaaatatagataataatgagAAGAAAGGCAATCCAATGATAGGACCTCATCAATAGAACTTGATTTCACCAAAATTCTTTAGATctacattgtatttatttgtcgGTTATTACAGGTTACTTTTCCTATTTACAACTTAGAACTTTGGCCCGGTTATGAAACAACTATTGGAGAATTTGATGGTGGTCTATTATTGCGATCTgaaatttcaacaaaaattatgagGACAGATACTGTTTACGATTTTTTGGTACAATGTGGACAAAATAGAAACAGAAATCTCAATTGGATGgtcagtaattaatataattattaaatgaaaaaacttatttagtttgtttataagcaaGTTACTTGTgaacaattgaatatttaaatttgtcaattaaactcaacaaatattttactttcattTTCTGAAAGCtttgaacataatttaattactaacaACAGAAGAGTTATACGTAGTACTAACGTCTAGTGACATATATTTCAAACtctttatattctataaaagaaaaatacgtatgattaaaagttatattttgaaaaattgtattagcaTTGGTTTGCATgacaaatactattaatattcatattttatgtgttaaaatttcaaaaacatttcaaaaaaataaaaatttgtcatcactatttttgttaaaatcataCGGTTGTTCTCACgacaacatttgttttttttttttttaactacacgCGTAAGACAGATAATACGAGTAGGTATTACTATAATcctgaatatttttgtattatgactataggtacttaataatattattattacgttattataattttaaaatcaacctTAGTGTATgctatatttagatattaatattattataactgttatcCTCGATATTAGAAACAGTAGTCACATTATCTTGCATTATGGTAAGGATGTTTGGAATagacaatagtaatataatattattttttaggagGAATTTAAAAGTGTTGTCATGGGAAGTGTGGTTCTAACAAGATATAATAATCGGACCTACAAAATTTATGAAGTAAAAGAAAACATGAGAATAACttcagaattttataaaaaagatgGATCAACAATAACATATGAAAACTATTATAGAGAAGTATGTTATCTATGATTTTGTATAACTGTAGTTTCTATATTCAAGCTCTTTTCTAAGcatgcatgtatttttttatttttagaaatatcaaataaccGACCTCAACAAAACTCAGCCAATGTTGTTATCGATAAACAATAAAGCTAAAGACGAAGAAACTAAGTTTGTGTACTTAGTTCctcaattatgtaattttactgGACTAAATGATGAACTaaggtaattatatttatagaatatactacttacttataaacaatttactcGAAATAACAtacttgtatacaaaaaaactaatgtaataataaattaaaaatattaatgtttaaaaaacaacagaAGAACTTACTGTAATTTTGtgggttattaatttaattattgattttgtgtagagcaatattatatttacaattatgtaattttttttgtgcttgtattttttttatggtagaaaaaattatttcaatattttaattcgagATTAATTTCTGGtagaaaattggatctagAGGGCATATAATGGGACGGAAGTTTAGAGAAAAAAGTCCAGTACTTACTtgataatctttaaaaattaaaataaatttaaggaaACAcaagaatttttacgcataaacaatttttgataaaacaattttttttataataattcaaataaataaccatTGAGGCTTGACATGTTtaccaaatatatatagaatgatttttttatcattatacactcattatttctttGATTActgaattttttacattttttttttcaatatattttgtagatatctcaaattgtatgaaattttatttttttttaccttttgtttaatagtaaaaccactatcaacttttaattttcatatggcaacttacatttaaaatgtaataaattaatagggctgtttttttatgaattttaacatttaatttaatataacatttacatttaataatgtaaaaataagttaattattttatagtgaaaaattgataacatttATAGTAATGATCTAATATCTACTTgtaaagtacaatataatgtttataattacagGAAAAATACTTCACTCACGAGAGACATCGCATATCATACAAAACTGAATTCCACTGCAAgagttagtaaatataatgattttatagaaCGGGTTCTTAATACATCCGAGGTAAATATGcttattgaaatgtttatgaagaaataaacatcactttaatttttattgaatatttaagtctaaagaattattaaacaaatggaATTTAACATTGAGTAATAAACTCATTCAACTTAATGGTCGTATATTAAAACAAGAAATGATAAAAGGAAATCAAAGGGAATGTTCATATGGACATGATGCTAATTGGACTAAAAACTTACATAATTTACCCATGTATAGaactgttattttaaaaaaatggttagTAATATTTCAATCCGACAATAAGTCTGCAGTTGAAGAATTTGTCTCTACTTTACGTAATGTAGCAAAAGGcttgaattttgatttgcCACAGCCAATAATGTcagtatttgttatttatattttatatactcaaatacgaaatatactataatgtttgaaacatttttttttttagaaatgaatttaattttaaaactaatttagaaGCAATTCAAAAAAACTTAGAGACCATACTAAATACAGAGAAtccatcatttattttatgtgtcgTTCCAAATGTGCGTGAAGATGTTTACtgtaccataaaaaaaaaactgtgtaATGATAGAGgaggtaatacatttttgaaaattaatttatagattttgtcATGAATTTAagtctaaataattgaatacggGATTAGCTTCAGATTctgattattcataattaattaattgggctattgatattttataccaattagggtataaaataaatagtaataaaacgtAGTCAAGTGAGTTAGTATCTACCGCTCTGCTGTACAGTAGGTTATAAGTGGGATACTGTAATGAAAGGtaatacatttgaattcaatgatctAATATtcttgtatacgaaaaacgatttttagcAGAGACGGTTAGTCAGCATAGGATACCTATGTAAATAACTATTGGTTGTAGACTTATACGGTAGCCGGCatgttgaattaatatttttcaattgctattatttttatttttttttattttttatttattataaaaacttataagaaaactcatattacattttcatat
This sequence is a window from Rhopalosiphum maidis isolate BTI-1 chromosome 1, ASM367621v3, whole genome shotgun sequence. Protein-coding genes within it:
- the LOC113549303 gene encoding piwi-like protein Siwi codes for the protein MRNLTTGSGVPEFVKLKTNYFPITSYTDWTLYQYQVEFQPDCEVKRINSALLRVHQQVLGSYIFDGQMLYSSTKYKKNPKVLSSNRYDNQIISIKIRFTKVVDKESNTMIQLLNILLRKCIRSLSLQQVGRHYYDEQRKVTFPIYNLELWPGYETTIGEFDGGLLLRSEISTKIMRTDTVYDFLVQCGQNRNRNLNWMEEFKSVVMGSVVLTRYNNRTYKIYEVKENMRITSEFYKKDGSTITYENYYREKYQITDLNKTQPMLLSINNKAKDEETKFVYLVPQLCNFTGLNDELRKNTSLTRDIAYHTKLNSTARVSKYNDFIERVLNTSESKELLNKWNLTLSNKLIQLNGRILKQEMIKGNQRECSYGHDANWTKNLHNLPMYRTVILKKWLVIFQSDNKSAVEEFVSTLRNVAKGLNFDLPQPIINEFNFKTNLEAIQKNLETILNTENPSFILCVVPNVREDVYCTIKKKLCNDRGVLSQVVVLKNVMKRNMSVCTKIVIQINCKLNGAPWRVDIPGPANSMMIIGYDVCHDTVNKSKSYGAFIATMDTCFTSFFSCVQKHTSGQELSTFFSVNTMKALNKFRFKNNKLPDIIIIYRDGVGDGQIEYVQKTEVDQVKEACKEIYKDQKVGLAFVIVKKRINTKFFKFEGEIHENPQPGTVVDSTVTDPSDPSDPTIYDFYLVSQHTAQGTVTPTHYKVIFNSLSETIPLSPIQIQRITYKLTHLYYNWSGTIRVPAPCHLAHRLAFMAAKTLRSPVNPALEDFLFYL